From a single Marinilabiliales bacterium genomic region:
- a CDS encoding DUF4252 domain-containing protein, with amino-acid sequence MRTTVILATIMLMPFCLFAQGSPVDRLFEKYSGREGYTSVYISRHMFRLFANLEPENKEFEEVFGKLTGIRILASDQKSPAGVNFFNEIMADLPAGEYEELMVVRERDQDFKFLIKEKNGLISELLMVAGGATNNALISIQGNIDLNTIARISKSMNLEGLDALQKIE; translated from the coding sequence ATGAGAACTACAGTGATTTTAGCGACAATTATGCTGATGCCGTTCTGCCTTTTCGCACAGGGCAGTCCGGTAGACCGGCTGTTTGAAAAATATTCGGGACGCGAGGGGTACACCTCCGTCTATATTTCGCGCCATATGTTCAGGCTGTTTGCAAATCTTGAGCCTGAGAACAAGGAATTTGAAGAGGTATTCGGGAAGCTCACCGGGATAAGGATCCTTGCATCCGACCAGAAGTCACCCGCAGGTGTTAATTTTTTCAATGAAATAATGGCTGACCTGCCTGCCGGCGAATACGAGGAGCTGATGGTCGTCAGGGAGCGTGACCAGGACTTTAAATTCCTGATAAAAGAGAAGAATGGCCTTATAAGCGAACTGCTTATGGTTGCTGGAGGAGCCACCAACAATGCGCTGATCAGCATCCAGGGCAATATTGACCTGAACACTATAGCCCGGATATCAAAATCGATGAATCTCGAGGGACTTGATGCCCTTCAAAAAATTGAATAA
- a CDS encoding DUF4252 domain-containing protein — protein sequence MGRLLAYKQKLMNTVTRTLLAAATSVMILFPACTSEPKSFEDEVRHLYQDNRGFFYLKIPPALLTLALSVADDPGMNRFFGDARQVGLISFGEGIPASESKEIIRNLEEMLTRYQYEELIRISDSGRLINMRMKENSGRVTDLVTIISETDGQLMAITLSGDIDIEQIVMMAADFDFGQLMELRAMGGRR from the coding sequence ATGGGCAGGCTCCTGGCATATAAACAGAAACTGATGAACACAGTCACAAGAACATTACTGGCCGCAGCAACCTCGGTTATGATCCTTTTCCCTGCCTGCACCAGTGAGCCAAAGTCTTTCGAGGATGAGGTAAGGCACCTTTACCAGGATAACAGGGGGTTCTTTTACCTGAAGATACCCCCGGCCCTGCTGACGCTGGCTCTAAGCGTGGCAGACGACCCCGGAATGAACCGCTTTTTTGGCGATGCCAGGCAGGTCGGGTTGATATCATTCGGCGAAGGCATACCTGCATCAGAAAGCAAAGAGATTATCAGAAATCTGGAAGAAATGCTGACCAGGTACCAATACGAGGAGCTTATCAGGATATCTGACAGTGGCAGGCTGATAAATATGAGAATGAAGGAAAACAGTGGCAGGGTAACCGATCTTGTGACCATAATTTCGGAAACTGATGGTCAGTTAATGGCGATAACCCTTTCGGGGGATATTGATATCGAGCAGATTGTTATGATGGCGGCCGATTTTGATTTCGGCCAGCTTATGGAACTCCGGGCAATGGGAGGGAGGCGGTGA
- a CDS encoding DUF4252 domain-containing protein encodes MKKTAIILVMAIMPLAMAAQQDVPERIFQKYSGIPGITSVQISPGMFNLIAGMDPDDHDLKSLASAVSSVLILHAPEALVKSHSFNLYDEVLQDLMVEQYDELMRVSSDDQQVLMLASEEGGLVKELILLVGGDGDNALICIKGSIDMNKIASLSGINAPGMQHFMHLND; translated from the coding sequence ATGAAGAAGACGGCAATTATACTCGTAATGGCCATAATGCCCCTGGCAATGGCCGCACAACAGGATGTGCCCGAGCGGATATTTCAGAAATATTCCGGCATACCTGGCATAACAAGCGTGCAGATCTCACCCGGAATGTTCAATCTTATAGCCGGTATGGATCCTGATGACCATGACCTTAAAAGCCTGGCATCGGCTGTAAGCTCAGTTCTTATTCTCCATGCACCAGAGGCTTTGGTGAAATCACACTCATTCAACCTCTACGATGAAGTGCTTCAGGACCTTATGGTTGAACAGTACGATGAGCTTATGCGGGTGAGCAGTGATGATCAGCAGGTCCTGATGCTTGCCAGCGAGGAGGGGGGATTGGTAAAGGAACTGATACTGCTGGTCGGAGGTGATGGCGATAACGCATTGATATGCATTAAAGGCAGCATTGACATGAATAAGATAGCGTCACTCTCTGGAATAAATGCACCCGGAATGCAGCATTTCATGCACCTCAATGATTAA
- a CDS encoding SDR family oxidoreductase: protein MENKTVIITGASSGIGLACAWEFAAKGASVVLAARNFEKISATAGKMREKGYRALAVRTDVSAEADCKAMVEAACNEYGTIDVLVNNAGLSMRALFGNTDLKVLKQLMDVNFWGSVYCTKYALPYLLEARGSVAGISSIAGYQGLPGRTGYSASKFAMHGFLEALRIEYMDRGLHVLIAAPGFTSSNIRKTALSGDGSAQGESPRAEERMMSAEEVARKIVKSVIKRRRTLNLTTQGRLTVLLKKFAPSVLDRMVYNHLAKEPDSPIKK from the coding sequence GTGGAAAACAAGACAGTAATAATTACAGGTGCATCATCGGGTATCGGCCTTGCCTGTGCGTGGGAGTTTGCCGCCAAAGGCGCCTCAGTTGTGCTGGCTGCAAGGAATTTTGAGAAGATTTCCGCTACTGCCGGGAAGATGAGAGAGAAGGGGTACCGGGCGCTGGCAGTCAGAACTGACGTATCGGCCGAAGCCGATTGCAAAGCCATGGTTGAAGCAGCCTGTAATGAATACGGCACTATCGATGTGCTTGTAAACAATGCGGGACTCTCAATGAGAGCGCTTTTTGGAAATACAGACCTTAAGGTCCTGAAACAATTGATGGACGTCAATTTCTGGGGGTCGGTATACTGTACCAAATATGCCCTCCCGTACCTTCTGGAAGCAAGAGGGTCGGTGGCCGGCATCTCTTCGATAGCGGGGTACCAGGGCCTGCCGGGAAGAACCGGTTATTCCGCATCCAAGTTTGCAATGCATGGTTTCCTGGAAGCTTTGCGGATTGAGTATATGGACAGGGGGCTGCACGTGTTGATCGCTGCACCGGGGTTCACCTCCTCAAACATCAGGAAGACGGCACTTTCAGGCGACGGATCCGCACAGGGTGAATCTCCCCGGGCAGAGGAGAGGATGATGAGTGCCGAAGAGGTTGCGCGGAAAATTGTAAAATCCGTTATCAAAAGGAGGCGGACACTGAATTTGACAACCCAGGGAAGACTTACGGTATTGCTGAAAAAGTTTGCTCCTTCGGTACTTGACCGGATGGTTTACAACCACCTGGCAAAGGAGCCCGATTCACCCATTAAAAAATAA
- a CDS encoding RNA polymerase sigma factor produces MQMDTNRFKQDILPLKNKLYRFACSILSDTDEAQDAVQEVFMRLWNNRKKLEELNSPEAFAMTVTRNYCLDRIKARRTVSIEQTQSLKRTETGDEGPERIAEMKDTAKYLRRLMEELPEQQKAVLHMRDIEGYGFEEIGEVLDMNINAIRVNLSRARKKIRELYLNTVEHGY; encoded by the coding sequence ATGCAGATGGATACAAACCGGTTTAAACAGGATATACTGCCTTTGAAGAACAAGCTGTACCGGTTTGCCTGCTCGATACTGAGCGACACTGATGAAGCACAGGATGCCGTACAGGAAGTGTTCATGAGACTATGGAACAACAGGAAAAAGCTTGAGGAACTCAATTCACCGGAGGCATTTGCAATGACCGTAACCAGGAACTACTGCCTCGACAGGATAAAAGCAAGAAGGACCGTATCCATTGAGCAGACGCAGAGTTTGAAACGGACTGAAACGGGAGATGAAGGCCCTGAAAGGATTGCCGAGATGAAAGATACTGCCAAATATCTGAGAAGACTGATGGAGGAACTCCCCGAACAGCAGAAAGCAGTCCTGCACATGCGTGATATTGAAGGTTACGGTTTTGAAGAGATAGGGGAGGTGCTCGATATGAATATTAATGCAATAAGGGTTAACCTCTCACGTGCCAGAAAAAAGATCAGGGAACTATATCTAAACACGGTTGAACATGGATATTGA
- a CDS encoding acyl-CoA thioesterase, which translates to MICTYETQVRVRYGETDAMGVVYYGIYPLYYETGRTEMMRHLGFTYRKMEEMGIVMPVISMECRYRKPARYDDLLTVRTIVREMPRTRIVFDYLIHNEAGELVNEGSTTLVFIDRERERPVRIPEFLVKVLEGCFS; encoded by the coding sequence ATGATTTGCACGTATGAAACACAGGTGCGCGTAAGATATGGCGAGACAGATGCCATGGGCGTTGTCTATTATGGAATTTATCCGCTTTACTATGAAACAGGAAGGACCGAAATGATGCGTCATCTCGGGTTTACATACAGGAAGATGGAGGAGATGGGCATTGTAATGCCCGTCATTTCAATGGAGTGCCGGTACCGTAAACCAGCCAGGTATGATGACCTGCTGACCGTCCGGACCATAGTGCGCGAAATGCCCCGGACAAGGATAGTGTTCGACTACCTGATCCATAATGAAGCCGGTGAACTGGTCAACGAAGGAAGCACCACCCTGGTCTTCATTGACAGGGAAAGGGAGAGGCCCGTCAGGATACCTGAATTCCTTGTAAAGGTGCTTGAGGGCTGCTTCAGTTGA